GGCGCGGGTGACCGTGAGTACCTCCATCAGGTCCGACAGAGTCTCGCGGCCGCCGGTCTCACCGATCGCTTTCACTACGTGGGCGAAGTTGATCGTCAGGGAAAAATTGATTTCTTTCACTCGATCGATGTGATGAGCGTCCCTACCGTGTATCGCGAGAGCAAAGGCATCTCCATACTAGAAGCCCTCGCCAACGGGGTTCCGGTGGTCCAGCCGGCGCACGGCGCGTTTCCAGAAATGTTGTCCGATACCCAGGGCGGACTTTTGTTCACTCCGCACGATGCCGGCGACTTAGCCGAGAAACTCGCGCGACTGCTTACCGATCATACGTTGCGCCAGGACCTGGGTCGCGCTGGTCACTTTGCCATCAACGATCGCTATCACCATCGCGCCATGGCCGCTCGCACTTTGGCCCTCTATCAGCATGTGCTGGCGGCCGACACTCAATCCGACGACGCCGCCCGCGAACAAACCGCGGTGGCCGCGGGAAAGCGCGAAACGCAATGACCAAGACCTACCGCACCTCGCGCATCGTGCAGTGGTACGACACCGACGCCGCCGGCATTGCCCACTTCACGGCCGTTTTTCGCTGGATGGAAGAAGTCGAACACGAGTTCTTGCGCTCGCTAGGCATGAGCGTCTCGGCAACCGATTCGGACGGTCAGATCAGCTTTCCCCGCGTCTCGGTGGGCAGCGACTACCACAGCCCCGTCAAGTTCGAAGATGTGATCGAAATCGCGCTGTCGATTCACCGCCTCGGAGAAAAGAGTATCAGCTTTGAATACGCGGTGACGGCCGGCGCGCGCGACGTTGCCACAATTCGCGCCACGACAGTCTGTTGTCGCATTCCGCCATGCGGCGTTCCGAACGCCATCCCCATTCCCGCGCATATGCGCCAGAAACTTCGCGAGTACCTCACGGACGACGCCACAATTCCGGATGTAGCGGCGGACGCACAATCGCGACCGTGATTCTCCAGTTCCGTTTACCTTGCTGTTCTCCTCATGCTATCTGTCATCGACCTCACCAAGGAGTTCCCAACGCCTGGCGAACCCGTTGCGGTGCTGCGCGGCGTCTCGCTCGAACTAGCCGCCGGTGAAAACCTCGCTATTCTCGGTCCCAGTGGATCGGGCAAGAGCACTCTGTTGCAGATCATCGGCACGCTCGACCAGCCGACGTCGGGCAGTGTGCGACTTGCAGGGCAAGACCCCTTTGCGCTCGACGAACCCGGTCAAGCGCGTTTTCGCCATCACCAAATCGGTTTCGTCTTTCAAGAGCATTACCTCTTGCCGCAATGCACGGTTCTGGAGAACGTGCTGGTTCCGACTCTGGCCAATGGCGCTGGCTCGACAGACGCCGCCGCGCGCGCTCGACTCTTGCTCGACCGTGTCGGACTCGCTCATCGCTTGCATCATCGACCCGCGGAACTTTCGGGCGGAGAGCGTCAGCGGACGGCGATTGCCCGCGCTTTGATCGCGGGGCCGCGACTCTTGTTGGCCGACGAACCGACTGGCAACCTCGATCGCGCCACGGCCGCTAGCGTGGCCGATCTGCTGCTGGAATTGCACTCTACCGAGGGGACCATGCTGGTCGTCGTCACCCATAGTCAGGAGCTAGCTTCCCGGCTCCAGCGGCGGGCCGAGATCGACGCCGGGCGACTTGTCCCGCTCGCCTGATTCAGGCGACAATAGGTGGCTGCATTGGGACCACATCGGTTCACCCCTTGAGGCGTTCGCCATGACCAAGCAAGACATCAATTACGAACGATTGCCGGCCGGCCAGGATATGGACGAGACCGATATCAATCTCCGCTCTTACTTCAGCCGCATGTCCGACGACAAGCTGCGCGAGTACGATCCCGCCTGGACCGATGAGCAAGTGATCGCTTGGGACGACAATTTCACGAGCGAAGGCAATCTGTTTATTACCTGCTGCGAGCGCGACGTGGAAATTGGCGAATACCGTCGGGTGATTGACGAGCACCGCCAACTGCGCGGCGTTTAGCGGCCCTATTTCTGTCGAGTTGTCTGTTGCGCCTCGATGCATCGCTCGCGGGGCGCGGCGCCGTTGTCTCACTTTCTCGATTCGCTATTGCGTTCACAGTTGCGACCATGTTGCACACCACTACGCGTCGGCTGCTAGTTCTGCTCTTCGCGGTGGTTGGTAGCGCGACCCGTGCGCACGCCGCGGCGGTCTACCCCACCGCCTATGAGCAATACCTGGTGGAACTGATCAATCGAGATCGCGCCGACCCCGCCAATGCCGCCGCGCGATACGATGTCGATCTCAACGAGGGACTCGCGACCGGCACGATCAGCGCGGCGCCCAAACAGCCCTTGGCGATCAATCCGTTTCTCACCGACGCCGCGCAACAACACAGCGATTATCTGCTCGCCAATAGCATCCTCAGCCACACAGGCGCGGGGGGCACCACCCCCGGTCAACGCATGGCGGCCGCCGGTTACGGCGCGCTCGGCGCGTTTGGCGGCGGCGAGAATGTCGGCTATTCCGGCTCCACCGGACCAATCGACGTTGTCCCCACCATCGCCGAGCTAGATCGCATGTTCTATGTCGATACTGGTGTCGCAGGGCGCGGGCATCGCGTGGCCATGTTCAACCCTTTGTTCAAAGAGATCGGCGTCGGCATCTCCACCGGTCTCTTCACCAGTGGCGGTAACACATACAACACCGTGATGTCCACGGAGGACTTCGCCTACAAGAGCGACAATCCTTACCTCACCGGCGTCGCGTTCACCGACATCACCCCGGACGGCTATTATCAGCCCGGCGAAGGAATCTCTGGCGTGACGATCCAGGCCACCCGCGTTGCCGATGGCGCTGTCTTCACGGCGACCACCTGGGGCAGCGGCGGGTATTCGTTGCAACTAGCGCCCGGGACTTACACCATCGTGGGATATGGCCCGCCGTTGGGGGGCACGGTGCTGTTTAGCGGCATCAATCTCTCCACCGCCAACGTCAAGCGCGACTTTCGCCCCTCCAAAGTGCTCTCCCCCGGCGACGCCAATGGAGACTCAATTGCCAACGGCGCCGACTACACCATTTGGGCAGACCACTTTCAAACCTCGGGCCAGAACGGATCGACCGGCGACTTCAACGGCGACGGCCAGGTCGACGGCGCCGACTACACCATTTGGGCAGACCACTTTAATCCGGCTGCTGCCGCGCTTCCGGTGCCTGAGCCGAGCACAGGGACGCTCGTTGTGCTGGCGCTACTCTGCTTGGCTTGGCGCCTGCGGCGCTAGCCGAGCGGTGCGCTGGCGGCGGAGTGAGAGCAAAGCTACGCCGTTGTCTTCTCCAGTTGGCTATGCCTCTTGTTTTTCTTGCTTCTCGGAGAAGTCGACCTTGGGTCGCTGCCGCGCCGATTCGTCGATCTTGTAATACTCCGCCGCGCCAACGCCCGCCAGGCCCGCGTAAAAGCTTCCCGGGAAGGGGCGAATATACGCGTTGATCGCCTGGACCGAATCGTTGTACCGCTTGCGTTCCACAGCCAGGCGATTTTCGGTGCCCGCCAATTCGTCCTGCAACTTGAGGAACGATTCGTTCGACTTGAGCTCAGGGTAGTTCTCCACAATCACCATCAGCCGCGCCAGCGCCGAC
This DNA window, taken from Pirellulales bacterium, encodes the following:
- a CDS encoding ABC transporter ATP-binding protein; protein product: MLSVIDLTKEFPTPGEPVAVLRGVSLELAAGENLAILGPSGSGKSTLLQIIGTLDQPTSGSVRLAGQDPFALDEPGQARFRHHQIGFVFQEHYLLPQCTVLENVLVPTLANGAGSTDAAARARLLLDRVGLAHRLHHRPAELSGGERQRTAIARALIAGPRLLLADEPTGNLDRATAASVADLLLELHSTEGTMLVVVTHSQELASRLQRRAEIDAGRLVPLA
- a CDS encoding acyl-CoA thioesterase encodes the protein MTKTYRTSRIVQWYDTDAAGIAHFTAVFRWMEEVEHEFLRSLGMSVSATDSDGQISFPRVSVGSDYHSPVKFEDVIEIALSIHRLGEKSISFEYAVTAGARDVATIRATTVCCRIPPCGVPNAIPIPAHMRQKLREYLTDDATIPDVAADAQSRP
- a CDS encoding PEP-CTERM sorting domain-containing protein — translated: MLHTTTRRLLVLLFAVVGSATRAHAAAVYPTAYEQYLVELINRDRADPANAAARYDVDLNEGLATGTISAAPKQPLAINPFLTDAAQQHSDYLLANSILSHTGAGGTTPGQRMAAAGYGALGAFGGGENVGYSGSTGPIDVVPTIAELDRMFYVDTGVAGRGHRVAMFNPLFKEIGVGISTGLFTSGGNTYNTVMSTEDFAYKSDNPYLTGVAFTDITPDGYYQPGEGISGVTIQATRVADGAVFTATTWGSGGYSLQLAPGTYTIVGYGPPLGGTVLFSGINLSTANVKRDFRPSKVLSPGDANGDSIANGADYTIWADHFQTSGQNGSTGDFNGDGQVDGADYTIWADHFNPAAAALPVPEPSTGTLVVLALLCLAWRLRR